A stretch of Comamonadaceae bacterium M7527 DNA encodes these proteins:
- a CDS encoding AI-2E family transporter, with protein MLLSPQLRTSLLWLAVGLSAVWLLSALAPVLTPFIVAGVLAYALHPVVERMACYNIPKWLGAGIALAVLCVVLVALLLLVVPVVTKQLPLLRDQIPALLTHFNQWATPLAARFGLSLTVDVDMVRQTLRTMLAGHETDILQTLLTSLRIGGSALLAVLGNVVLTPIVAYYLLLDYPRVLSKAMLVVPVRWRDSVQHFFTDVDHMLGQYLHGQALVMLVLAVLYVVALTLVGLQLALPIGLFTGLAVFVPYIGFGLGLIIALLAAALQFQDATGVLWVAAVYGVGQVLESMWLTPRLLGERIGLHPITVIFALMAFGHLFGFVGVLIALPAGAVLLVAFGRLHKLYLASDLYNAA; from the coding sequence ATGCTCTTATCCCCCCAATTGCGCACAAGCCTGCTGTGGCTGGCCGTCGGCCTGTCCGCCGTGTGGCTTCTGAGCGCGCTGGCACCTGTGCTCACGCCGTTTATCGTGGCGGGCGTGTTGGCCTACGCGCTGCACCCAGTGGTGGAGCGCATGGCCTGCTACAACATTCCAAAGTGGCTGGGTGCTGGCATTGCCTTGGCCGTGTTGTGTGTGGTGTTGGTGGCTTTGTTGTTGCTGGTTGTGCCGGTGGTAACCAAGCAGCTGCCGCTGCTGCGCGACCAAATTCCAGCGCTGCTAACCCACTTCAACCAGTGGGCCACGCCGTTAGCCGCGCGTTTTGGCCTAAGCCTCACGGTAGATGTAGACATGGTGCGCCAGACCTTGCGCACCATGTTGGCCGGACACGAAACCGATATCTTGCAAACCTTGCTCACCTCGCTGCGCATTGGTGGCAGTGCCTTGCTGGCCGTGTTGGGTAACGTGGTGCTCACGCCCATAGTGGCTTACTACCTATTGCTGGACTATCCGCGTGTGCTGAGCAAAGCCATGCTGGTGGTGCCAGTGCGTTGGCGCGATAGCGTGCAACATTTTTTTACAGACGTTGACCACATGTTGGGCCAGTACCTGCACGGCCAAGCCCTGGTGATGTTGGTGCTTGCCGTGTTGTATGTGGTGGCATTGACCTTGGTGGGGTTGCAGCTGGCCTTGCCCATTGGCCTGTTTACCGGCTTGGCCGTGTTTGTGCCTTACATAGGTTTTGGCTTGGGGTTGATCATTGCGCTATTGGCTGCAGCCCTTCAGTTTCAAGACGCTACAGGCGTGCTGTGGGTGGCGGCTGTCTACGGCGTTGGGCAAGTGCTTGAGAGCATGTGGCTTACACCGCGTTTGCTGGGTGAGCGTATTGGCTTGCATCCCATCACCGTTATTTTTGCGCTCATGGCCTTTGGTCATTTGTTTGGCTTTGTGGGCGTGCTCATTGCGTTGCCTGCCGGTGCGGTGTTGCTGGTGGCCTTTGGCCGCTTGCACAAGTTGTACCTGGCCAGTGACTTGTACAACGCTGCATGA
- the hda gene encoding DnaA regulatory inactivator Hda has translation MKQLALDIGLAPLPTLDNFDAGGNAECLRHLRMWAAHVSRSPVPTYLWGEAGSGKTHLLSGLRHALVEQGLRVGWMDASVLHPRSFDESWDAVVLDDCQLYTAEQQACAFNWFVNALSPANGVVRGVFAAGLLPPADLVLRDDLRTRLGWGHVFQLHALNEAQRRAVLRRAADERGLMLGDEVMDFMLNRFTRDLSSLMQLLAHLDQYALRTKRALTVPLIKAMLEAND, from the coding sequence ATGAAACAACTGGCGCTAGACATTGGCTTGGCGCCGCTGCCAACGCTGGACAACTTTGATGCCGGTGGCAATGCCGAGTGCTTGCGGCACTTGCGTATGTGGGCAGCACACGTTAGCCGCTCACCTGTGCCCACTTATTTGTGGGGGGAGGCCGGTAGCGGCAAGACGCATTTGCTAAGCGGTTTGCGCCATGCCTTGGTGGAGCAGGGTTTGCGTGTGGGCTGGATGGACGCCAGCGTCTTGCACCCGCGCAGCTTTGACGAAAGCTGGGATGCCGTGGTGCTTGACGACTGCCAGCTGTACACCGCAGAGCAGCAAGCCTGCGCGTTTAACTGGTTTGTCAATGCGTTGTCGCCTGCCAATGGTGTGGTCAGGGGCGTGTTTGCAGCGGGTTTGCTGCCCCCAGCCGACTTGGTGTTGCGTGACGACTTGCGTACCCGGCTGGGTTGGGGTCATGTGTTCCAATTACATGCACTCAATGAAGCACAGCGCCGGGCGGTATTGCGCCGCGCCGCCGATGAGCGCGGGCTGATGCTGGGCGATGAGGTGATGGACTTTATGCTCAATCGCTTCACGCGTGACCTCAGCAGCCTGATGCAATTGCTGGCCCACCTAGACCAATACGCGCTGCGTACCAAGCGCGCCCTCACAGTGCCGCTGATAAAGGCCATGCTTGAGGCCAACGACTAA
- the pcnB gene encoding polynucleotide adenylyltransferase PcnB, which produces MIKKFIKKLLGGSQPSEASRFGERVDVPAKTHKINLDLVDKRAIDVVQTLQDDGFEAYIVGGAVRDLLCGVRPKDFDVATDATPEQVKRLFRRAFIIGRRFRIVHVVYGRGREHEVIEVSTFRAYLDSADAQQVSGNERTSKHQLATATHAVDASGRVLRDNVWGPLEEDAARRDFTINAMYYDPTTQVVVDYHNGIRDARKRVMRMIGDPAMRYREDPVRIIRAVRFMAKLSHLGFSLDKASREPLVLSAKLLNDVPQSRLFDEMLKLLQTGHAVATVETLQSLGLAKGIYPLLDLAVARASSPFVHQALVDTDRRVGEDKPVAPSFLLACVLWSDVRDGWDKRLRAQKGPRPSSFPALQDAVDDVFESRIGDVSGRGKLGADMREIWTMQPRFDKRTPSSAMSLVAQNRFRAGFDFLRLRAQVGEVEPELAQWWETFSMASDDERYDMLEALRAQANTKTPRKRAPRTTASSKAAANTDAALDADNNAVATNAQDIGLALRDDDSTGDAGAPARKRRRRRRKPTGGDLGGDGSDTQSG; this is translated from the coding sequence ATGATTAAAAAATTTATAAAAAAACTACTGGGCGGCTCGCAGCCGTCTGAAGCATCCAGGTTTGGTGAGCGCGTAGACGTGCCTGCCAAGACACACAAAATCAATCTTGACTTGGTGGATAAGCGCGCCATTGATGTGGTGCAAACGCTGCAAGATGACGGCTTTGAGGCCTACATTGTGGGCGGCGCTGTGCGTGACTTGCTGTGCGGTGTGCGCCCCAAGGACTTTGATGTGGCCACGGATGCCACACCTGAGCAAGTCAAGCGCTTGTTCAGGCGCGCCTTCATCATTGGCAGGCGCTTTCGCATAGTGCACGTGGTGTATGGGCGCGGACGTGAGCACGAAGTCATAGAGGTGTCTACTTTTAGGGCCTATCTGGATAGCGCTGACGCGCAACAGGTCAGTGGCAACGAGCGCACCAGCAAGCACCAGCTGGCCACTGCCACGCACGCCGTTGACGCATCAGGTCGCGTATTGCGCGACAACGTGTGGGGCCCCCTGGAGGAGGATGCGGCCAGACGCGATTTCACCATCAACGCCATGTATTACGACCCCACGACGCAGGTGGTGGTGGACTACCACAACGGTATTCGCGACGCGCGCAAACGCGTGATGCGCATGATTGGCGACCCGGCCATGCGTTACCGTGAAGACCCGGTGCGCATTATCAGAGCCGTGCGTTTCATGGCCAAGTTGTCACACTTGGGCTTTTCGCTAGACAAGGCATCGCGCGAGCCGTTGGTGCTCAGCGCCAAGTTGTTAAACGATGTGCCGCAAAGCCGTTTGTTCGACGAAATGCTCAAGCTGCTGCAAACCGGCCATGCTGTTGCCACCGTAGAGACACTGCAAAGCTTGGGGCTGGCCAAGGGCATTTACCCATTGCTGGATTTGGCTGTGGCGCGCGCATCCAGTCCGTTTGTACACCAAGCCTTGGTGGATACCGACAGGCGCGTGGGCGAAGACAAGCCCGTAGCGCCTAGCTTTTTGCTGGCCTGTGTGTTGTGGTCAGACGTGCGTGATGGCTGGGACAAGCGCTTGCGTGCGCAAAAAGGCCCACGTCCCAGCAGTTTTCCGGCGTTGCAAGATGCGGTGGACGACGTGTTTGAGTCGCGTATTGGCGACGTATCGGGTCGTGGCAAGTTGGGTGCAGACATGCGCGAAATTTGGACCATGCAGCCACGCTTTGACAAGCGCACGCCAAGCAGCGCCATGAGTTTGGTCGCGCAAAACCGCTTCAGAGCTGGCTTTGACTTTTTGCGCCTGCGCGCCCAAGTGGGCGAGGTAGAGCCCGAATTGGCCCAGTGGTGGGAAACCTTTAGCATGGCCTCGGACGATGAGCGCTACGACATGCTGGAAGCCTTGCGCGCACAAGCCAACACCAAAACACCACGCAAGCGCGCGCCGCGTACAACTGCATCAAGCAAAGCGGCGGCCAACACCGATGCGGCGCTTGATGCGGACAACAATGCAGTTGCCACAAATGCGCAAGACATAGGGCTTGCATTGCGAGACGATGATTCAACTGGCGATGCCGGTGCACCCGCGCGCAAACGCCGTCGCCGCCGCCGCAAGCCCACTGGTGGCGACTTGGGCGGTGATGGCTCGGACACGCAGTCCGGTTAA